In Bacteroides coprosuis DSM 18011, the following are encoded in one genomic region:
- a CDS encoding putative outer membrane protein (KEGG: bfs:BF1390 putative outer membrane protein~SPTR: Putative outer membrane protein;~IMG reference gene:2504106774~PFAM: Outer membrane protein transport protein (OMPP1/FadL/TodX)), with protein MVKKLLLFSALIVVSFATFAGGLLTNTNQHITYLRYLARQSSTEIDAIYYNPAGTGFLKEGWSFSLNGQSAFQTRTIHSTFGNEKFPGFAGSVDNKGNYTKKFKGDASAPIIPSLFGAYKNGHWTFSGSFSVTGGGGKATFDDGLASFESNVALLPNLLSKDFPGTSKYRLDSYMEGSQIIYGLQMGAAYQINENWSVYGGVRMNYVSNEYYGYVRDISANIGGKEMVEVAPYMNSLAKEMLYTAGFLQAQGKLEEAEQYRQLSAKIEKTAERAGDQELDCTQSGWGVTPIIGLHFRSGKWDAGIKYEMNTKLNVENKTKHDTTGKFKHGVNTPNDIPSVLTVGATYRILPTLRASVGYNHFFDTHAKMADNKQDHIKQGTNEYLGGVEWDICRWAQVSGGLQRTKYGVTDNYQSDMSFAVSSMSYGFGAGFMLAENVKLNVAYFWTDYGKHTKNTDNYNGTNLPGMDVFSRTNKVFGVGLDFSF; from the coding sequence ATGGTAAAGAAATTACTTCTGTTTAGTGCCTTGATTGTTGTTTCGTTTGCAACATTCGCAGGTGGTTTATTAACCAATACGAATCAGCATATCACTTATTTAAGATATTTGGCACGTCAATCATCTACAGAAATTGATGCTATTTATTATAATCCTGCTGGTACAGGCTTTTTAAAAGAAGGATGGAGTTTTTCGCTAAATGGTCAGAGTGCTTTTCAAACTCGTACTATACATTCTACTTTTGGAAATGAAAAATTTCCTGGGTTTGCAGGAAGTGTAGATAATAAAGGTAACTACACCAAAAAATTTAAAGGAGATGCTTCTGCTCCTATTATTCCAAGTCTCTTTGGCGCCTATAAAAATGGACATTGGACTTTCTCAGGAAGTTTCTCTGTAACAGGAGGTGGTGGAAAAGCTACTTTCGATGATGGCTTAGCTTCATTTGAATCCAATGTAGCACTTTTACCAAATCTATTATCAAAAGATTTTCCTGGTACTAGTAAGTATCGTTTAGATTCATATATGGAGGGATCTCAAATTATTTACGGACTTCAAATGGGTGCTGCTTACCAAATTAATGAAAACTGGTCTGTGTATGGTGGTGTGCGTATGAACTATGTAAGTAATGAGTATTATGGCTATGTACGTGATATTTCTGCTAATATTGGTGGGAAAGAAATGGTAGAAGTAGCTCCCTATATGAACTCTTTAGCTAAAGAAATGCTTTATACAGCAGGGTTTCTTCAAGCTCAAGGTAAGCTCGAAGAAGCAGAGCAATACAGACAGCTTTCTGCTAAAATAGAAAAGACAGCGGAAAGAGCTGGTGATCAAGAATTAGACTGTACTCAGTCTGGTTGGGGGGTAACTCCGATTATAGGTCTTCATTTTAGAAGTGGTAAATGGGATGCAGGTATTAAGTATGAAATGAATACTAAGTTGAATGTAGAAAATAAGACAAAACACGATACAACTGGAAAATTTAAGCATGGTGTGAATACCCCCAATGATATTCCTAGTGTCTTGACAGTAGGTGCAACTTATAGAATACTTCCTACATTAAGAGCTTCTGTGGGTTATAACCATTTCTTTGATACACATGCAAAAATGGCTGATAATAAACAAGATCATATTAAGCAAGGTACTAATGAGTATTTAGGTGGTGTAGAATGGGATATTTGTCGCTGGGCTCAAGTGAGTGGTGGTCTTCAACGTACTAAATATGGTGTAACTGATAATTATCAGTCTGATATGAGTTTTGCTGTTAGTTCAATGTCTTATGGCTTTGGTGCTGGCTTTATGTTAGCTGAAAATGTAAAACTAAACGTAGCCTATTTCTGGACTGATTATGGCAAACACACCAAAAATACAGACAATTATAATGGAACTAATCTTCCTGGAATGGATGTATTCTCAAGAACAAATAAAGTGTTTGGTGTCGGTTTAGACTTTTCGTTTTAG
- a CDS encoding protein of unknown function DUF165 (COGs: COG1738 conserved hypothetical protein~InterPro IPR003744~KEGG: bfr:BF1464 hypothetical protein~PFAM: Protein of unknown function DUF165~SPTR: Putative uncharacterized protein;~TIGRFAM: Protein of unknown function DUF165~IMG reference gene:2504106775~PFAM: Uncharacterized ACR, YhhQ family COG1738~TIGRFAM: conserved hypothetical integral membrane protein), with protein MKKNVSVLFMLLGMIFVVSLIASNLLETKVIDLFGLKITGGLLLFPISYIINDCIAEVWGFKKARLIIWSGFFLNFFVVAIGYLTTMLPAAAEWDGGPHFNFIFGLAPRIALASFLAFLVGSFLNAYVMSKMKIASGGKNFSARAIWSTIVGETADSLIFFPIAFGGQMGWSLIFKLMIIQIFLKSFYEVLVLPITIRVVKYIKKVEGVDAYDRDISFNVFKIKDI; from the coding sequence ATGAAGAAAAATGTATCCGTTTTATTCATGCTGCTCGGCATGATTTTTGTTGTGAGTTTAATTGCTTCCAACTTGTTAGAAACTAAAGTTATTGATCTTTTTGGTTTGAAAATAACTGGAGGGCTTCTTTTATTTCCTATATCTTATATCATAAATGACTGTATAGCTGAAGTTTGGGGATTTAAAAAAGCAAGACTTATTATTTGGTCTGGTTTTTTCTTAAACTTTTTTGTTGTGGCCATTGGTTATCTTACCACCATGTTGCCTGCTGCTGCAGAGTGGGATGGGGGTCCGCACTTTAATTTTATTTTTGGTTTAGCTCCTCGTATTGCATTAGCAAGTTTCCTTGCTTTTTTAGTAGGTTCTTTCTTGAATGCGTATGTCATGAGTAAGATGAAAATAGCTAGTGGAGGGAAAAACTTCTCTGCTCGTGCTATTTGGTCTACCATAGTGGGTGAAACTGCAGATTCATTGATTTTCTTTCCTATTGCATTTGGTGGACAGATGGGATGGTCATTGATTTTTAAATTGATGATCATTCAGATTTTCTTGAAATCATTCTATGAAGTATTAGTATTGCCGATTACTATTCGAGTAGTAAAATATATAAAGAAAGTAGAAGGTGTTGATGCTTATGATAGAGATATTTCTTTCAATGTATTTAAAATAAAAGATATCTAA
- a CDS encoding Ribosomal RNA large subunit methyltransferase H (COGs: COG1576 conserved hypothetical protein~HAMAP: SPOUT methyltransferase, predicted~InterPro IPR003742~KEGG: bfs:BF1398 rRNA large subunit methyltransferase~PFAM: SPOUT methyltransferase, predicted~SPTR: Ribosomal RNA large subunit methyltransferase H;~IMG reference gene:2504106776~PFAM: Predicted SPOUT methyltransferase~TIGRFAM: rRNA large subunit m3Psi methyltransferase RlmH) translates to MEINSFFNPKQSKMKVTLLVVGRTVESHFIKAIKDYTQRTQRYISFDMQVIPELKNTKNITFEQQKAKEGEMICKALSPSDYIVLLDEHGKEMRSIEFAEWIEKKMMTVNKRLVFIIGGPYGFSQEVYKLANEKMSLSKMTFSHQMIRLIFIEQLYRALNILKGGPYHHE, encoded by the coding sequence TTGGAAATCAATTCGTTTTTCAATCCAAAACAATCAAAGATGAAAGTTACCTTATTAGTAGTAGGTCGCACAGTTGAATCTCATTTTATAAAGGCAATCAAAGATTACACTCAACGCACACAACGCTATATCTCTTTTGATATGCAAGTTATACCAGAGCTAAAAAACACCAAGAATATCACCTTCGAACAACAAAAAGCCAAAGAAGGAGAAATGATATGCAAAGCTCTGTCTCCTAGTGATTACATTGTTTTGCTCGATGAACACGGCAAAGAAATGAGATCAATAGAGTTTGCCGAATGGATAGAAAAAAAGATGATGACCGTAAACAAAAGACTCGTCTTCATTATTGGTGGTCCGTATGGGTTTTCACAAGAGGTTTATAAACTAGCCAACGAAAAGATGTCACTCTCCAAAATGACGTTTTCACATCAGATGATACGTCTTATTTTTATTGAACAATTATACCGAGCTTTAAATATATTAAAAGGTGGTCCGTACCACCATGAATAA
- a CDS encoding hypothetical protein (KEGG: bfs:BF1399 hypothetical protein~SPTR: Putative uncharacterized protein;~IMG reference gene:2504106777), which yields MKLKVFLWLIICSLSTHLVAQNVNDDIVKAFEQGQASLLTNHLSEEVSTCILNQQSRVKKQEAVEKIADFFKTIQIQSFKIKHTSVRDESGYIIGSLQSTKDKYRVNCFFKKENNNFFIHQIRIDKANE from the coding sequence ATGAAATTAAAAGTCTTTCTGTGGTTAATAATTTGTAGTCTTTCTACACATCTTGTGGCTCAAAACGTGAATGATGATATTGTAAAAGCTTTTGAGCAAGGGCAAGCATCCTTGCTAACTAACCACTTGAGTGAGGAGGTTTCTACTTGTATTCTTAATCAGCAATCTAGAGTAAAGAAACAGGAAGCTGTCGAAAAAATTGCCGATTTTTTTAAGACTATTCAAATTCAATCTTTTAAAATAAAGCATACTAGTGTGCGTGATGAATCAGGCTATATCATTGGTTCATTACAATCTACTAAAGATAAATATCGTGTAAACTGTTTCTTCAAAAAAGAAAACAATAACTTTTTTATTCATCAAATAAGAATAGATAAAGCAAATGAGTAA
- a CDS encoding nicotinate-nucleotide pyrophosphorylase (COGs: COG0157 Nicotinate-nucleotide pyrophosphorylase~InterPro IPR022412:IPR002638:IPR004393~KEGG: bfs:BF1400 putative nicotinate-nucleotide pyrophosphorylase [carboxylating] (quinolinate phosphoribosyltransferase [decarboxylating])~PFAM: Quinolinate phosphoribosyl transferase, C-terminal domain; Quinolinate phosphoribosyl transferase, N-terminal~PRIAM: Nicotinate-nucleotide diphosphorylase (carboxylating)~SPTR: Putative uncharacterized protein;~TIGRFAM: Nicotinate-nucleotide pyrophosphorylase~IMG reference gene:2504106778~PFAM: Quinolinate phosphoribosyl transferase, C-terminal domain; Quinolinate phosphoribosyl transferase, N-terminal domain~TIGRFAM: nicotinate-nucleotide pyrophosphorylase), protein MSKILEKQELIDRLIDLAFAEDIGDGDHTTLSSIPETAMGKSKLLIKEEGVLAGIEMAKEIFNRFDSSLKVEVFIQDGSHVKPGDVAMLVEGKIQSLLQTERLMLNVMQRMSGIATMTNKYVQALKGTKTRVLDTRKTTPGLRMIEKEAVKIGGGVNHRIGLFDMILLKDNHVDFAGGIDKAILGAKKYCKENNKDLKIEIEVRNFDELNQVLELGGVDRIMLDNFTPADTKKAVDIIAGRVETESSGGITFETLRDYAECGVDFISVGALTHSVKGLDMSFKAC, encoded by the coding sequence ATGAGTAAGATATTAGAAAAACAAGAATTGATCGATAGATTAATTGACCTTGCTTTCGCTGAAGATATAGGCGATGGAGACCATACTACATTGTCTAGTATTCCTGAAACTGCAATGGGCAAATCGAAACTTCTAATCAAAGAAGAAGGAGTACTTGCAGGAATTGAAATGGCTAAAGAGATATTTAATCGTTTCGACTCATCCTTAAAAGTTGAAGTCTTTATACAAGATGGTTCTCATGTAAAACCAGGTGATGTAGCTATGCTTGTAGAAGGGAAAATTCAGTCTTTACTACAAACAGAACGTTTGATGTTGAATGTTATGCAACGAATGAGTGGTATAGCTACAATGACAAATAAGTATGTTCAAGCATTAAAAGGAACCAAGACAAGAGTCCTTGATACTCGTAAAACTACTCCAGGGCTTCGTATGATTGAAAAAGAAGCCGTTAAAATTGGAGGTGGCGTAAACCATCGCATAGGCTTATTTGATATGATTTTATTAAAAGACAATCATGTTGACTTTGCAGGAGGTATTGACAAGGCTATTCTTGGAGCCAAAAAATACTGTAAAGAGAATAATAAGGATTTAAAGATCGAAATTGAAGTGAGAAACTTTGATGAATTAAACCAAGTGTTAGAGCTTGGTGGAGTAGATCGAATTATGCTCGATAATTTTACTCCTGCAGACACTAAAAAAGCAGTTGACATAATTGCTGGTCGTGTGGAAACAGAATCTTCGGGTGGTATTACTTTTGAAACATTAAGAGATTATGCCGAGTGTGGTGTGGATTTTATATCGGTAGGAGCTTTAACACACTCAGTGAAAGGTCTAGATATGAGCTTTAAAGCTTGCTAA
- a CDS encoding hypothetical protein (KEGG: bfr:BF1472 hypothetical protein~SPTR: Putative uncharacterized protein;~IMG reference gene:2504106779), whose product MSKLVRMVLFMVLLCTLGSCGSNNTLDFDNPDVDLFVKQLKAGTYQTQSPEGFVEVPNFKSEDIPKLLSYSTDLTLIQSFPLPPISPYVGGEIRLGECMLWIVESIRIGDYASLGCHLIRVNADNYEAQYFLTDEEVIDASVHYKRWWENRSYPKTRWSIDPCFDDPLCGTGYQWW is encoded by the coding sequence ATGAGCAAATTGGTAAGAATGGTATTATTCATGGTGCTTCTATGTACTTTGGGTAGTTGTGGAAGTAATAATACACTGGATTTCGATAATCCAGATGTCGACCTATTTGTTAAACAATTGAAAGCGGGTACTTATCAAACACAGAGCCCAGAAGGCTTTGTAGAGGTGCCCAATTTTAAGTCGGAAGATATCCCTAAATTATTATCTTATTCTACTGATCTTACTCTTATTCAATCTTTTCCGTTGCCTCCTATATCTCCTTATGTAGGTGGTGAAATTCGCTTAGGCGAATGTATGTTGTGGATCGTAGAATCTATCCGTATAGGTGATTATGCTTCCTTAGGCTGTCACTTAATCAGAGTCAATGCAGATAATTATGAAGCTCAATATTTCTTAACTGATGAAGAAGTAATTGATGCCTCTGTTCATTATAAACGATGGTGGGAGAACAGATCTTACCCTAAGACTCGGTGGTCTATTGATCCATGCTTTGATGACCCTCTCTGTGGAACAGGTTACCAGTGGTGGTAA
- a CDS encoding 2-nitropropane dioxygenase NPD (COGs: COG2070 Dioxygenase related to 2-nitropropane dioxygenase~InterPro IPR004136~KEGG: bfs:BF1405 putative dioxygenase~PFAM: 2-nitropropane dioxygenase, NPD~SPTR: Dioxygenase;~IMG reference gene:2504106780~PFAM: 2-nitropropane dioxygenase) yields MFLGVVLFIAKMNDMNKITSLFGIEYPIIQAGMVWCSGWRLASAVSNAGGLGLLGAGSMYPDVLREHIRKCKEATSKPFGVNVPLMYPQLEEIMNIIAEEKVPIVFTSAGNPKLWTSWLKERGIKVVHVVSSSKFAKKSEEAGVDAIVAEGFEAGGHNGREETTTLCLIPQVRAVTELPLIAAGGIATGEAILAMQTLGADGVQIGTRFALTQESSAHDKFKEMCVNLKEGDTKLHLKQIAPTRLAKNDFRDRVEELENQGASVEELRELLGRGRAKKGIFEGELDEGEIEIGQIASLCGESKSVEEVMKDLISSHTAALKKNYAW; encoded by the coding sequence ATGTTCTTAGGTGTTGTTCTTTTCATAGCTAAAATGAATGACATGAATAAAATTACATCTCTTTTTGGAATTGAATACCCTATAATACAAGCGGGTATGGTATGGTGTAGCGGATGGCGTTTGGCCTCTGCTGTAAGTAATGCTGGTGGGTTAGGATTATTGGGCGCTGGCTCAATGTATCCTGATGTACTACGAGAACACATTCGTAAATGCAAAGAAGCAACTTCAAAACCTTTTGGTGTTAACGTGCCTTTAATGTATCCTCAATTGGAGGAAATAATGAATATTATTGCTGAAGAAAAAGTTCCAATCGTTTTCACTTCAGCAGGAAACCCGAAACTATGGACTTCATGGTTGAAAGAGCGAGGAATAAAAGTAGTTCATGTAGTATCTTCTTCTAAATTTGCAAAGAAAAGTGAAGAAGCAGGAGTTGATGCTATAGTGGCTGAAGGCTTTGAAGCAGGCGGACACAATGGGCGTGAGGAAACTACTACACTTTGCCTTATTCCACAAGTAAGAGCTGTAACCGAATTGCCGTTAATAGCTGCAGGTGGTATTGCCACAGGAGAAGCCATTTTAGCGATGCAAACCTTAGGTGCTGATGGAGTACAAATAGGTACACGTTTTGCCCTAACTCAAGAAAGCTCTGCTCATGATAAGTTTAAAGAGATGTGTGTGAATCTTAAAGAAGGAGATACCAAACTCCATCTTAAGCAAATTGCACCAACTCGTTTGGCTAAAAATGATTTTCGTGATCGAGTGGAAGAACTTGAAAACCAAGGAGCATCTGTAGAAGAACTAAGAGAACTCTTGGGAAGAGGAAGAGCCAAAAAAGGTATTTTTGAAGGTGAACTCGATGAAGGAGAAATTGAAATTGGTCAAATTGCTTCTTTATGTGGAGAATCAAAAAGTGTAGAAGAAGTGATGAAAGATCTGATCTCTTCTCATACAGCAGCTTTAAAGAAAAATTACGCTTGGTAA
- a CDS encoding Peptidase M23 (InterPro IPR016047~KEGG: bth:BT_1550 hypothetical protein~PFAM: Peptidase M23~SPTR: Peptidase, M23 family;~IMG reference gene:2504106781) gives MLKKYIIALFLLLSINSIAQDINRKGFGTPFDFPLYLSGNFGELRSNHFHGGLDFKTQHQSGKKLLALADGYISRVRVTHGSGYVLHTVYENGFSTISRHLMGFVSPIAELVDSIQYANQSWEMDLNFNPGEHPIKKGEQVAWSGNMGYSFAPHLHLDVFENASGDQIDPLPFFSTRLKDTTAPKAKGFMLFPQLGKGVINHSTQISTIAIQDNQTIPAWGLVGVGIKAFDYMDGVSNNYGVKHLQLYVDGELTFESNVDRFADDESRYINSWTYKNYMKTFIEPGNKLRMLKAHNETRGLLNIDEERIYQLRFVLTDYYGNKSTYFLALRGEKQTIYQPQLKAIDYLAWNKANIISRPGMNLFIPAEYLYDSVYLDFKILAQTPSSASFTYQLCDLDTYIPLHRSADLILRVIPREGLNVDQLYVGRLRKNNKWSSVGGKYKEGFMHAKISELGTYAVLIDSIPPIVTAQAKERWAKNGEVVFSAKDKESGIASYRGTIDGEYALFYLDIMPDKIRYKLDSKRLQKGKRHKVQLEVVDNSKNRTFIEEEFFW, from the coding sequence ATGCTGAAAAAATACATTATAGCTTTATTCCTTTTACTATCTATAAATAGTATAGCTCAAGATATAAATCGAAAGGGGTTTGGTACTCCTTTCGATTTTCCTTTATATTTAAGTGGTAATTTTGGAGAATTGAGAAGTAACCACTTTCATGGAGGGTTAGATTTTAAAACACAACATCAATCGGGAAAAAAACTATTAGCTTTAGCGGATGGGTATATTTCTAGAGTGAGAGTAACACACGGTTCTGGTTATGTACTTCATACCGTATATGAGAATGGGTTTTCTACTATAAGTCGCCACTTAATGGGCTTTGTTTCTCCTATAGCAGAGCTTGTGGATTCTATTCAATATGCTAACCAGAGCTGGGAAATGGACTTAAACTTTAATCCTGGCGAACATCCCATCAAAAAAGGAGAACAAGTAGCTTGGAGTGGAAATATGGGTTATTCCTTTGCTCCACACCTGCATCTGGATGTGTTTGAAAATGCATCAGGAGATCAAATTGATCCCTTACCTTTTTTCTCAACTCGATTAAAAGATACCACAGCTCCTAAAGCCAAAGGTTTTATGTTGTTTCCTCAATTGGGAAAGGGAGTAATCAATCATTCCACTCAAATATCCACCATAGCTATACAAGACAATCAAACTATTCCTGCCTGGGGACTAGTAGGTGTTGGTATTAAAGCCTTCGATTACATGGATGGGGTAAGCAATAATTATGGTGTAAAGCATTTACAACTCTATGTTGATGGTGAACTTACCTTTGAAAGTAATGTGGATCGGTTTGCAGACGATGAGAGTCGTTACATTAACTCTTGGACTTATAAGAATTATATGAAAACCTTTATTGAGCCAGGGAATAAGTTGCGTATGCTGAAAGCACATAATGAAACAAGGGGCTTATTAAACATTGATGAAGAGCGTATTTATCAGTTGCGATTTGTATTAACTGATTATTACGGCAATAAATCGACCTACTTCTTAGCTCTTCGTGGAGAAAAGCAGACCATCTATCAGCCTCAACTAAAGGCTATTGATTATTTAGCTTGGAATAAGGCGAATATCATTAGCCGACCAGGAATGAATCTTTTTATCCCTGCTGAATATTTGTATGATTCCGTTTATCTTGATTTCAAGATTTTAGCTCAAACTCCCTCTTCTGCTTCATTTACGTACCAACTTTGTGATTTAGATACTTATATTCCACTGCACCGTTCGGCAGATTTAATTTTGCGAGTTATACCTCGTGAGGGGTTGAATGTAGATCAATTGTATGTTGGACGACTTCGTAAAAATAACAAATGGAGTAGTGTAGGGGGCAAATATAAAGAAGGATTTATGCATGCGAAGATAAGTGAACTAGGAACCTATGCTGTATTAATAGATTCTATCCCGCCTATAGTTACTGCTCAAGCAAAGGAGAGATGGGCTAAAAATGGAGAAGTAGTTTTTTCTGCTAAAGATAAAGAATCGGGAATCGCTTCCTATCGAGGCACTATTGATGGAGAATATGCCCTCTTTTACTTAGATATTATGCCCGATAAAATTCGTTATAAACTAGATTCTAAGAGATTGCAAAAAGGAAAGAGACATAAAGTTCAATTAGAGGTGGTAGATAACAGTAAAAATCGTACATTTATTGAAGAAGAATTTTTCTGGTAA
- a CDS encoding peptidase U34 dipeptidase (COGs: COG4690 Dipeptidase~InterPro IPR005322~KEGG: bfr:BF1477 putative secreted peptidase~PFAM: Peptidase C69, dipeptidase A~SPTR: Putative uncharacterized protein;~IMG reference gene:2504106782~PFAM: Peptidase family C69), with the protein MKKFYLTTAVLFAVIISSLACTNLIVGKKASADGSTIVSYSADSYGMFGDLYHSPAAKYEKGAKLDIYNWEDNRFMGTIDQARETYNVIGNINEYQVTIAETTFGGRPELEDTTGIIDYGSLIRLGLQRSKSAKEAIKVMTSLVQEYGYASGGESFTIADPNEIWIMEMMGKGPGIKGAVWVAVRVPDDCISAHANQSRIHSFDMNDKNNCMYSPDVISFAREKGYFDGVNKDFSFSKAYNPLDFGGRRFCEARVWSYFNMFTDQGENFLPYILGDTDEPMPLFIKPNKKVSVQDVRDAMRDHYEGTQLDISQDFGAGAYNTPYRLSPLTFKYEGEEYFNERPISTQQSAWVFVSQMRSTLPNAIGGVFWFGLDDANMTVFTPVYCSATEVPDSYAANGADYVTFSWDSAFWIYQWVSNMVYPRYGLMINDLRKVQNELETYYEQNQAGVEKVASDLYAKNPEEAVKFLTSYTKIAGQQAFESWKKLGEYLIVKYNDGVVTKTNKDGSFERNKIGEPTGVVRPGYTEKFLKDYIEQTGERYKVK; encoded by the coding sequence ATGAAAAAGTTTTATTTGACGACAGCGGTCCTATTTGCTGTGATTATTAGTTCGCTGGCTTGCACTAACCTTATCGTTGGTAAAAAAGCCTCTGCTGATGGTTCTACAATTGTATCTTATTCAGCAGACTCTTATGGCATGTTTGGTGACTTATATCATTCTCCTGCAGCAAAGTATGAGAAAGGTGCTAAACTAGACATTTACAATTGGGAAGATAATAGATTTATGGGAACCATTGATCAAGCCCGTGAAACCTACAATGTAATAGGTAATATCAACGAATACCAGGTTACTATTGCTGAAACTACATTTGGTGGTCGCCCAGAACTTGAAGATACTACAGGAATCATTGATTATGGTAGCTTAATCCGTTTGGGTTTACAGCGATCAAAATCTGCAAAAGAAGCTATCAAAGTGATGACTAGCTTAGTTCAAGAGTATGGTTATGCTAGTGGAGGGGAGTCTTTTACTATTGCCGATCCAAATGAGATATGGATTATGGAAATGATGGGTAAAGGTCCCGGTATCAAAGGTGCTGTTTGGGTAGCTGTACGTGTACCAGATGATTGCATCTCAGCTCATGCTAATCAATCTCGTATCCACTCTTTTGATATGAATGATAAGAACAATTGTATGTACTCTCCTGATGTTATATCTTTTGCTCGTGAAAAAGGTTACTTTGATGGAGTAAACAAGGATTTTAGCTTCTCAAAGGCATACAATCCTCTAGATTTTGGTGGTCGTCGCTTCTGTGAAGCTCGTGTATGGAGCTATTTCAACATGTTCACTGATCAAGGCGAGAACTTCTTACCTTATATCTTGGGTGATACAGATGAGCCGATGCCTCTTTTTATCAAACCTAATAAAAAAGTATCTGTACAAGATGTTAGAGATGCTATGAGAGATCATTATGAAGGTACTCAGCTAGATATTAGCCAAGATTTTGGTGCTGGAGCCTATAATACTCCTTATCGTCTGTCTCCACTAACCTTTAAATATGAAGGAGAAGAGTATTTCAATGAACGTCCAATTTCTACTCAACAGAGTGCATGGGTATTTGTTTCTCAGATGCGTTCAACTTTACCTAATGCTATTGGCGGTGTTTTCTGGTTCGGATTAGATGATGCAAATATGACTGTCTTTACTCCAGTTTATTGCTCAGCAACAGAAGTTCCTGATAGCTATGCTGCTAATGGTGCAGATTATGTTACATTCTCTTGGGATAGTGCTTTCTGGATTTACCAATGGGTATCTAATATGGTTTACCCTCGCTATGGTTTAATGATTAATGATCTTCGTAAAGTTCAAAACGAATTAGAAACTTATTATGAACAGAATCAAGCTGGTGTTGAGAAAGTCGCATCAGATCTTTATGCTAAAAACCCAGAAGAAGCTGTAAAATTCTTGACATCTTATACCAAGATAGCAGGTCAACAAGCTTTTGAATCTTGGAAAAAATTAGGTGAATACTTAATCGTAAAATACAACGATGGAGTAGTAACTAAAACAAATAAAGACGGTTCTTTTGAAAGAAATAAAATAGGAGAACCTACAGGCGTTGTGCGCCCAGGATACACAGAAAAGTTCTTGAAAGACTATATTGAACAAACAGGAGAACGCTATAAAGTTAAATAA